The Pirellulimonas nuda genome includes a region encoding these proteins:
- a CDS encoding CorA family divalent cation transporter encodes MPLLPSTWTVPDVFRDRLGDDVGRQRLMQADGHTLLVLHAPPQADQDNREGRFFWRDPQGQWSPGGMVHGQLAIGELLAEYEKALDRVDAQEDTASSAKEYFDLMRTLHPLTRATHNLHTVLQKAREEIPDDRRLIVLRDKAYALSRQAELLQQDVQSAIDYAIARRAEEQAESGARQATAAHRLNVLAALFFPIATLGAIYGMNLQHGLEGIDAQYGPWPLMGMIAGGLAAGAVIAGIVTRK; translated from the coding sequence ATGCCCCTGCTCCCCTCGACCTGGACCGTCCCCGACGTATTCCGCGATCGCTTGGGGGACGACGTCGGTCGGCAACGCCTGATGCAGGCCGACGGACACACGCTGCTGGTGCTGCACGCGCCGCCGCAGGCGGACCAAGACAACCGCGAGGGGCGGTTCTTCTGGCGTGACCCGCAGGGCCAGTGGTCGCCGGGGGGCATGGTGCACGGCCAGCTCGCCATCGGCGAGCTGCTGGCCGAGTACGAGAAGGCGCTCGACCGGGTCGACGCCCAGGAAGACACCGCCAGCAGCGCCAAAGAATACTTCGACCTGATGCGTACGCTCCACCCGCTGACCCGCGCCACGCACAACCTGCACACGGTGCTGCAGAAGGCCCGCGAAGAAATCCCGGACGACCGCCGGCTGATCGTGCTCCGCGACAAGGCGTACGCGCTGTCGCGCCAGGCGGAGCTGCTGCAACAAGACGTGCAGAGCGCCATCGACTACGCCATCGCCCGCCGCGCCGAAGAACAAGCAGAGTCGGGCGCCCGCCAAGCCACCGCCGCCCACCGCCTGAACGTGCTGGCCGCGCTCTTCTTCCCGATCGCCACGCTGGGCGCCATCTACGGCATGAACCTGCAGCACGGCCTCGAGGGCATCGACGCCCAGTACGGCCCGTGGCCGCTGATGGGCATGATCGCGGGCGGGCTGGCGGCGGGGGCGGTGATCGCGGGGATCGTGACGCGGAAGTAG
- a CDS encoding ABC transporter ATP-binding protein, translated as MIRVHDLTHHYGVRPVLRDISMDVQTGELVVLLGPNGMGKSTLLGCLAGVLWPQRGYVEFDGVRRRQSAREEYDLRRRCYYLPDDAWLPLARTGREFLIAVGRLYGVDYLRLFEHADRLLTLFHLIEQGDSPIQNYSTGQRKKIALASALIAETPYLLMDEPFSGGLDPAGIVALKGVLLGLRGDRGRTIVMTTPVPELVEELADRVGVIRGGELAAYDSVDALKRLADHDQSFETTLQELVDPDTRSNLEAYFAPLPGEDDA; from the coding sequence ATGATCCGCGTCCACGACCTCACCCACCACTACGGCGTCCGCCCCGTGCTGCGGGACATCTCCATGGACGTCCAGACCGGCGAGCTGGTCGTCCTGCTGGGGCCCAACGGCATGGGCAAGAGCACGCTGCTGGGGTGCCTGGCCGGGGTGCTGTGGCCGCAGCGCGGGTATGTCGAGTTCGACGGCGTCCGCCGCCGGCAGAGCGCGCGGGAAGAGTACGACCTGCGGCGCCGCTGCTACTACCTGCCGGACGACGCGTGGCTGCCGCTGGCCAGGACGGGGCGGGAGTTCCTGATCGCGGTCGGCCGGCTGTACGGCGTCGACTACCTGCGGCTGTTCGAGCACGCCGACCGGCTGCTGACGCTGTTCCATTTGATCGAGCAGGGAGACAGCCCCATCCAGAACTACAGCACGGGACAGCGGAAGAAGATCGCACTCGCCTCGGCCCTGATCGCCGAAACCCCGTACTTGTTAATGGACGAGCCCTTCTCCGGCGGCCTCGACCCGGCCGGCATCGTCGCGCTCAAGGGGGTGCTGCTGGGGCTGCGGGGCGACCGCGGGCGGACCATCGTGATGACCACGCCGGTGCCGGAGCTGGTAGAAGAGCTGGCCGACCGCGTGGGGGTGATCCGCGGGGGCGAGCTGGCGGCTTATGACTCGGTCGATGCGCTCAAGCGGCTGGCCGACCACGACCAGTCGTTCGAGACCACGCTGCAAGAGCTAGTCGACCCCGATACGCGTTCGAACCTGGAGGCCTACTTCGCGCCGCTCCCCGGGGAGGACGACGCTTGA
- a CDS encoding sugar phosphate isomerase/epimerase family protein, with protein sequence MGRPVTLFTGQWADLSFETMCQKAVDFGYDGLELACWGDHFEVDRAMKESDYCQQKRALLDKHSLQCHAISAHLAGQAVCDTIDARHQAILPPHVWGDGDPAGVNERAAEELKQTARAAQRFGVEVVNGFTGSAIWPMLYSFPPASDAMIDAGFAQFAERWNPILDVFDECGVRFALEVHPTEIAFDIYSAQRALEAIANRDAFGFNFDPSHLIWQGVDPVEFIRAFPERIYHVHVKDALVTLNGRSGILSSHLNFGDPRRGWDFRSPGRGGVNFEEIIRALNVVGYQGPLSVEWEDCGMDRDHGAAEAAEFVKKLDFAPSNVKFDAAFAEE encoded by the coding sequence ATGGGCCGCCCCGTCACCTTGTTTACCGGCCAATGGGCCGATTTGTCGTTCGAAACCATGTGCCAAAAAGCGGTCGATTTTGGCTACGACGGGCTGGAGCTGGCCTGTTGGGGCGACCACTTTGAGGTCGACCGGGCGATGAAGGAGTCCGACTACTGCCAGCAGAAGCGGGCGCTGCTGGACAAACACTCCCTGCAGTGCCACGCCATCAGCGCCCACCTGGCGGGCCAGGCGGTGTGCGACACGATCGACGCCCGCCACCAAGCGATCTTGCCGCCGCACGTGTGGGGAGACGGCGACCCCGCCGGAGTGAACGAGCGCGCCGCCGAAGAGCTCAAGCAAACCGCCCGCGCCGCGCAGCGGTTTGGCGTTGAGGTAGTGAACGGCTTCACGGGCTCAGCCATCTGGCCGATGCTGTACTCGTTCCCGCCGGCTTCGGACGCGATGATCGACGCCGGCTTCGCGCAGTTCGCGGAGCGTTGGAACCCGATCCTGGACGTGTTCGACGAGTGCGGCGTGCGGTTCGCGCTGGAGGTGCACCCCACCGAGATCGCGTTCGACATCTACTCTGCGCAGCGCGCGCTCGAGGCGATCGCCAACCGCGACGCGTTCGGCTTCAACTTCGACCCCAGCCACCTGATCTGGCAGGGGGTCGACCCGGTGGAGTTCATCCGGGCGTTCCCCGAACGCATCTACCACGTGCACGTCAAAGACGCGCTGGTGACCCTGAACGGCCGCAGCGGCATCCTCTCTAGCCACCTGAACTTCGGCGACCCGCGCCGCGGCTGGGACTTCCGCTCGCCGGGCCGGGGGGGGGTGAACTTTGAAGAGATCATCCGCGCGCTCAACGTCGTCGGGTACCAAGGCCCGCTGTCGGTCGAGTGGGAAGACTGCGGCATGGACCGCGACCACGGCGCCGCGGAGGCGGCGGAGTTCGTTAAGAAGCTCGACTTCGCCCCCAGCAACGTGAAGTTCGACGCGGCGTTTGCGGAGGAATGA
- a CDS encoding non-ribosomal peptide synthetase — MERLCHAPVEPPRIDVPAVDGHWGMRSLVDVARWRGQAAADRIAFRFLIDGQRETRDLSFAELDSRARIVAAELAARGASGEPVLIVLEPGLDYVAALVGCFYAGAIAVPVYPPDPFRIARTLPRLQAIVQNAQCRLLIGSSLTLGPASGVVRGLCTGGAIEIDMLDRAAGQTFEPVKIDPSKTALLQYTSGTTAAPRGVAISMEGLMYNLRSLEQLLDVPDAVALQWLPPYHDLGLIGGVLLPLFAGRQMVLMSPLDFMRSPANWLRAISHFGATSTAAPNFGYELCLRKVTDADCEGLDLSRLQVAVSGAEPVRADTLRRFTERFAPYGFREEAFVPAYGMAEATLMISVAGHGAPPLVRQVDADALSEGRIEPATDASTTRELVGCGPPAPGVEVRIVDPETHRETRGVGEIWVRSPGVASGYWRNPEATAAAFGAQLRGGPAGGSAEGYLRTGDLGAMCDGELLVTGRRKELLILAGRNFYPHDLELAIQESDPAFKPDGGAVVSAAVFSAAGRGHQEGLIVYHEVQRPKRQDLAALCQRARAVLFEETGVEPLGVVLLAVGDIPKTSSGKTQRAACRQAHLRGTLSPLHQWWADSGDHAGAATSETLASPATETEAWLAACWRELLGVEHVGRESGFIALGGQSLQAIEMLSRVLDRTGVVLPMAELIASPTLAGVAAAIDRAAAAGPTAPPRKATQAERAAELPVTAAQQRFLLLDQLGVAPGGANLPVAVRLYGRLDLDRLEDALTRLVARHEALRIGFSLTADRWTQRLATPARVRVELLEPSDLTSDPVRWALDQPFVWRPFDLATPPLLRAAVAPLRSEDQVLLLVLHHAVGDGASLRALLSDLSKLYRGIELPDVDYQWFDAAVAGEPEVDSAYWRARLAEAPAAIDLPLERGRAESLDEVARVEVELPAELTRSVDRFAASRSATAFSVYLAGLHGLLARYTRDQTIVIGAAAAGRDHPAWRDTAGCFMQTAPVAARVAGERSFAALLAEVQGAFANDVANSRGQWDAIVEAAGVERVADRLPLTQAFFLYDELTLPAGQTGDQFGGLRAENPATDYRGLAVYDVTLVVEPGAAGRRARLVYDPNRLPTALAEGMARGYRELLEHVTRQPDAALAELPPPGPDARAQLLSLAAPAAADPTPIEPLAALQRWAAERPEAAAVSCGDHLLSYAELLDRSDRLAAGLRTRGVQRGDRVVLLAERSIDTLTAMLAVWKAGAAYVPLDPSHPPARHAAAIANCGAVGVLTDAATLEHASQLHGSCWTIDRLLEESSTCATAGASSRDARHDENDPAYLIYTSGSTGEPKGVVVPHLAVANLLAAFAEEFELTADDRVLASTTVAFDISLLELMLPLTVGATVEIAGDATTADPGPLAEAALSEAITLVQGTPSTYRTLLDAGWRPHARQRVVCGGEALAADLAEKLTGAPAGLWNVYGPTETTVWSTAARLTDLAGGVPIGRPIARTACYVLDAVGRLAPEGVWGELAIGGAGVALGYWNRPELSAERFPLNPFTAAPDARMYLTGDQVRWRPDGLLEFRGRGDNQVKVRGHRVELGEIEAALSSEPTIAEAAVVAVGSCGAADALAAYCVPAAGATLDASQLRTSLARRLPEYMIPTAFVTLDRLPRSGAGKVDRRALPGLSADRLALSREHTPPRTPVEAALAAWWRELLQLDRVGVHDSLFELGGHSLIAMQLGVRVRETLGVELPIREAYRQSTIAAWAELIVTAQLEQAEDLESILNEIESKG, encoded by the coding sequence ATGGAACGACTCTGCCACGCGCCGGTCGAGCCCCCACGCATCGATGTTCCCGCCGTCGACGGGCATTGGGGCATGCGGTCGCTGGTGGATGTGGCGCGTTGGCGGGGCCAGGCCGCCGCAGACCGCATCGCGTTCCGCTTCTTGATCGACGGCCAGCGAGAGACCCGCGACCTCTCGTTCGCAGAGCTCGACAGCCGGGCACGCATAGTGGCCGCAGAGCTGGCAGCACGGGGCGCCAGTGGCGAGCCCGTGCTGATCGTTTTGGAACCAGGGCTCGATTACGTGGCGGCCCTGGTGGGCTGCTTCTACGCCGGCGCCATCGCGGTGCCGGTGTACCCCCCCGACCCCTTCCGTATCGCCCGCACGCTGCCGCGGCTGCAAGCGATCGTCCAGAACGCCCAGTGCCGGCTGTTGATCGGCTCGTCACTCACGCTGGGGCCTGCCTCGGGGGTCGTCCGCGGGCTGTGCACCGGCGGCGCCATCGAGATCGACATGCTCGACCGGGCCGCGGGACAGACGTTCGAGCCGGTCAAGATCGACCCCTCCAAGACGGCGCTGCTGCAGTACACCTCCGGCACCACGGCGGCGCCGCGGGGGGTGGCCATCTCGATGGAGGGCCTGATGTACAACCTGCGGTCGCTGGAGCAGTTGCTGGACGTGCCCGACGCGGTGGCGCTGCAGTGGTTGCCCCCGTACCACGACCTGGGGCTGATCGGCGGCGTGCTGCTGCCGCTATTCGCCGGTCGGCAGATGGTGTTGATGAGCCCGCTGGACTTCATGCGTAGCCCGGCCAACTGGCTGCGGGCGATCTCGCACTTCGGCGCCACCAGCACCGCCGCGCCCAACTTTGGCTACGAGCTCTGCCTGCGGAAAGTGACCGACGCCGACTGCGAGGGGCTCGACCTGAGCCGGCTGCAGGTAGCGGTCTCCGGCGCCGAGCCGGTGCGGGCCGACACGCTGCGCCGGTTCACCGAGCGGTTTGCGCCGTACGGCTTCCGCGAAGAAGCATTTGTGCCTGCCTACGGCATGGCCGAGGCGACGCTGATGATTAGCGTCGCCGGCCACGGCGCGCCGCCGTTGGTGCGGCAAGTAGACGCCGACGCGCTCTCCGAAGGGCGTATCGAGCCCGCGACCGACGCCTCGACCACGCGCGAGCTGGTGGGTTGCGGCCCGCCGGCGCCGGGCGTTGAGGTCCGCATCGTCGACCCCGAGACCCACCGCGAGACCCGCGGCGTGGGCGAGATCTGGGTCCGCAGCCCCGGGGTCGCGTCGGGCTACTGGCGCAACCCAGAAGCCACCGCGGCGGCGTTCGGCGCCCAGCTACGCGGCGGCCCCGCGGGGGGCTCGGCCGAGGGCTACCTGCGCACCGGCGACCTGGGCGCCATGTGCGACGGCGAGCTGCTGGTCACCGGTCGGCGGAAGGAGCTGCTGATCCTCGCCGGGCGGAACTTCTACCCGCACGACCTAGAGCTCGCGATCCAAGAAAGCGACCCCGCCTTCAAGCCCGATGGCGGCGCGGTGGTGAGCGCCGCGGTTTTTTCTGCCGCGGGGCGCGGCCACCAAGAAGGCCTGATCGTCTACCACGAGGTGCAACGCCCCAAACGGCAAGACCTGGCGGCCCTCTGCCAGCGGGCCCGCGCGGTGCTGTTCGAAGAAACCGGCGTCGAGCCGCTGGGCGTTGTTCTGCTGGCGGTGGGAGACATCCCCAAGACCTCAAGCGGCAAAACCCAACGCGCCGCCTGCCGGCAGGCCCACCTGCGGGGGACGCTCTCGCCGCTGCACCAGTGGTGGGCCGACAGCGGCGACCACGCCGGCGCCGCAACGAGCGAAACGCTTGCTTCCCCCGCAACCGAAACCGAGGCGTGGCTCGCGGCCTGCTGGCGCGAGCTGCTGGGGGTGGAACACGTAGGCCGCGAGAGCGGCTTCATCGCGCTCGGGGGCCAGTCGCTGCAAGCGATCGAGATGCTCAGCCGCGTTTTAGATCGGACCGGCGTGGTGTTGCCGATGGCGGAGCTGATCGCCTCGCCGACGCTCGCAGGGGTCGCCGCGGCCATCGACCGCGCCGCCGCGGCCGGCCCTACCGCGCCGCCACGCAAAGCCACCCAGGCCGAGCGCGCCGCAGAGTTGCCCGTGACCGCGGCGCAGCAGCGCTTCTTGCTGCTAGATCAACTAGGGGTCGCCCCCGGGGGCGCCAACCTGCCGGTCGCCGTGAGGCTGTACGGCCGGCTCGACCTCGATCGATTGGAAGACGCGCTCACGCGGCTCGTCGCGCGGCACGAGGCGCTACGCATTGGGTTCTCCCTGACGGCAGACCGCTGGACGCAGCGGCTCGCGACCCCCGCGCGGGTGCGTGTCGAGCTGCTCGAGCCGAGCGACCTGACGAGCGACCCGGTGCGCTGGGCGCTCGATCAGCCGTTCGTCTGGCGCCCGTTCGACCTAGCAACGCCCCCGCTGCTGCGAGCCGCGGTGGCGCCGCTACGCAGCGAAGACCAGGTGCTGCTGCTGGTGCTGCACCACGCGGTGGGGGACGGCGCCTCGCTGCGGGCGCTATTGTCTGACTTGAGCAAGCTGTACCGCGGGATCGAGCTTCCAGATGTCGATTACCAATGGTTCGACGCGGCGGTGGCGGGGGAGCCAGAGGTTGACTCCGCTTATTGGCGTGCACGGCTCGCGGAGGCGCCAGCGGCGATTGACCTTCCTTTGGAGCGCGGTCGGGCGGAATCGCTGGACGAGGTCGCCCGGGTTGAGGTGGAGCTGCCCGCGGAGCTCACCCGCTCCGTCGATCGCTTCGCGGCTTCGCGCAGCGCCACTGCGTTTAGCGTCTACCTCGCCGGCTTGCACGGGCTGCTGGCCCGCTACACGCGTGACCAAACCATCGTGATCGGCGCCGCGGCCGCGGGCCGCGACCACCCCGCGTGGCGTGACACGGCGGGCTGCTTCATGCAGACCGCGCCGGTCGCCGCACGGGTGGCGGGCGAGCGATCCTTCGCCGCGCTGCTGGCAGAAGTGCAGGGCGCCTTTGCCAACGACGTAGCCAACAGCCGCGGCCAGTGGGACGCCATTGTAGAAGCGGCGGGCGTCGAACGTGTCGCCGACCGGCTGCCGCTGACGCAGGCGTTCTTCTTGTACGACGAGCTGACGCTCCCCGCGGGCCAGACGGGGGACCAGTTTGGGGGGCTGAGGGCCGAGAACCCCGCCACCGACTACCGCGGCTTAGCGGTGTACGACGTGACGCTGGTCGTCGAGCCGGGCGCTGCCGGCCGACGCGCGCGGCTGGTGTACGACCCCAATCGGCTGCCGACGGCGCTGGCCGAGGGGATGGCCCGCGGCTACCGCGAACTACTGGAGCACGTCACACGCCAGCCCGACGCCGCGCTGGCCGAGCTGCCCCCGCCCGGGCCCGACGCCCGCGCCCAATTGTTGAGCCTAGCGGCGCCGGCCGCTGCGGACCCGACGCCGATAGAACCGCTGGCCGCGCTCCAGCGATGGGCCGCAGAGCGCCCCGAAGCCGCCGCCGTCTCGTGCGGCGATCATCTGCTCAGCTACGCAGAGCTGCTGGATCGCAGCGACCGCCTCGCTGCCGGGCTGCGGACGCGGGGCGTCCAGCGGGGCGACCGGGTGGTGCTGCTGGCCGAGCGTTCGATCGACACGCTCACCGCCATGCTGGCCGTGTGGAAGGCGGGCGCCGCGTACGTGCCGCTCGACCCCAGCCACCCTCCCGCCCGCCACGCGGCGGCGATCGCCAACTGCGGCGCCGTGGGGGTGCTGACCGACGCCGCGACGCTAGAGCACGCGTCGCAACTCCATGGCAGTTGCTGGACGATCGACCGGCTGCTTGAAGAAAGCTCCACGTGTGCCACTGCCGGCGCGTCCAGCAGGGACGCCCGGCACGACGAGAACGACCCCGCCTACCTGATCTACACGTCCGGCTCTACCGGCGAGCCGAAGGGGGTCGTGGTGCCGCACCTCGCGGTCGCCAACCTGCTGGCCGCGTTCGCGGAAGAGTTTGAGTTGACGGCCGACGACCGTGTGCTTGCCTCCACCACGGTGGCTTTCGACATCTCACTGCTCGAGTTGATGCTGCCGCTGACGGTGGGCGCCACGGTCGAGATAGCGGGCGACGCAACCACCGCCGACCCGGGCCCCCTAGCGGAAGCCGCCCTCAGCGAAGCCATCACGCTCGTGCAGGGGACGCCATCGACCTACCGCACCCTGCTCGACGCCGGCTGGCGCCCGCACGCCCGCCAACGCGTGGTGTGCGGCGGTGAAGCCCTGGCGGCCGACCTCGCCGAGAAGCTGACGGGCGCGCCGGCCGGCCTCTGGAACGTGTACGGGCCGACCGAGACCACCGTCTGGAGCACCGCCGCCCGGCTCACCGACCTTGCCGGCGGCGTGCCGATCGGCCGACCGATCGCGCGGACCGCGTGCTACGTGCTCGACGCCGTGGGCCGCTTGGCGCCCGAGGGCGTGTGGGGAGAGCTGGCCATCGGTGGCGCCGGCGTGGCGCTCGGCTACTGGAACCGCCCGGAGCTATCCGCCGAGCGCTTCCCGTTGAACCCGTTTACCGCAGCGCCCGACGCACGGATGTACCTCACCGGCGACCAGGTCCGCTGGCGCCCTGACGGCCTACTCGAGTTCCGCGGCCGGGGCGACAACCAAGTCAAAGTCCGCGGCCACCGCGTCGAGCTGGGCGAGATCGAGGCCGCGCTCTCCAGCGAGCCGACGATCGCCGAGGCCGCGGTCGTCGCCGTCGGAAGCTGCGGCGCCGCCGACGCACTGGCCGCCTACTGCGTGCCCGCCGCGGGCGCCACGCTTGACGCTTCGCAGCTCCGCACGAGCCTCGCCCGCCGGCTCCCGGAGTACATGATTCCTACCGCGTTTGTGACGCTCGACCGCCTGCCGCGGAGCGGCGCCGGGAAGGTCGACCGCCGGGCGCTCCCCGGTTTATCGGCCGACCGGCTGGCGCTGTCGCGCGAGCACACGCCGCCGCGGACGCCGGTGGAAGCGGCGCTGGCCGCGTGGTGGCGCGAGCTGCTGCAGCTCGACCGCGTGGGCGTACACGACAGCCTGTTCGAGCTGGGGGGCCACTCGCTGATTGCCATGCAACTGGGGGTCCGCGTTCGGGAGACCCTGGGCGTCGAGCTCCCCATCCGCGAGGCCTACCGCCAATCCACCATCGCCGCCTGGGCCGAGCTAATCGTCACGGCCCAGCTTGAGCAAGCCGAAGACCTAGAAAGCATACTGAACGAGATTGAAAGCAAAGGATAG
- a CDS encoding NAD(P)-binding domain-containing protein has protein sequence MKHHDYLVIGAGPAGLQLGYFLEKAGRDYLLLEGAPAAGSFFEKFPRHDMLISINKVHTGYNDRRSRLRYDWNSLICDDESFALTEYTEDYFPQAKLMVQYLRDFAQKYALNIQTEARVAQVCRRDDSPEGYVVTLASGEQITCRVLVMASGMAKPYVPDFPGAELTENYADMSVERRDYAGQRVLVLGKGNSGFETADHLVSHARAIHVCSPSPLKLAWKSHYVGNLRAVNNNFLDTYLLKGQNAVLDATVERVQKIDGQYVVDFAFTHANGQRCQMAYDRVLVCTGFRFDDSIYAQDCRPELSACGRRPMMTSAWESTNLPDLYFAGTLMQSRDYHKTMSNVMHGFRHNVQSLASILEERYEGRQWASDPLPLRTIEEGAQAMADKVIERVSSDAAMMLQPGFLGDVMVVGPQSVDYYPTANIDYIHESRFGQSDDYYVVTMEYGSSDCDMLAIERMPDATEGAGDVYQHPRIRRYCRGRLLAEHHIPESLENDWRPDRHAGDRPLVLGMGFPGIDPTRYRHVHRDELVAFFREQLSERSVRVAEAV, from the coding sequence ATGAAACACCACGACTACCTAGTCATCGGCGCCGGGCCGGCCGGCTTGCAGCTTGGGTACTTCCTTGAGAAGGCCGGGCGCGACTACCTGCTGCTCGAAGGGGCGCCCGCCGCGGGGTCGTTTTTTGAGAAGTTCCCGCGCCACGACATGTTGATCTCCATCAACAAGGTCCACACCGGATACAACGACCGCCGCAGCCGGCTGCGCTACGATTGGAACTCGCTGATCTGCGACGACGAGTCGTTCGCGCTGACCGAGTACACAGAGGACTACTTCCCCCAGGCGAAGTTGATGGTGCAGTACCTGCGCGACTTCGCCCAGAAGTACGCCCTCAACATCCAGACCGAGGCCCGTGTCGCCCAGGTCTGCCGGCGCGACGACTCCCCCGAGGGCTACGTCGTGACGCTCGCCTCCGGCGAACAGATCACCTGCCGGGTGCTGGTCATGGCGTCCGGGATGGCCAAGCCGTACGTCCCCGACTTCCCCGGCGCTGAGCTCACCGAGAACTACGCCGACATGTCGGTCGAGCGCCGCGACTACGCGGGGCAGCGCGTGCTGGTGCTCGGCAAGGGGAACTCCGGCTTCGAGACCGCCGACCACCTGGTGAGCCACGCACGGGCGATCCACGTCTGCAGCCCCAGCCCGCTCAAGCTGGCGTGGAAGAGCCACTACGTGGGCAACCTGCGGGCCGTGAACAACAACTTTCTCGACACCTACTTGCTCAAGGGGCAGAACGCGGTGCTCGACGCCACGGTCGAGCGCGTGCAAAAGATCGATGGCCAGTACGTGGTCGACTTCGCCTTCACGCACGCCAACGGGCAGCGCTGCCAGATGGCCTACGACCGGGTGCTGGTGTGCACCGGCTTCCGTTTCGACGACTCGATCTACGCCCAGGACTGCCGCCCGGAGCTGAGCGCGTGCGGGCGCCGGCCGATGATGACCAGCGCGTGGGAGTCGACCAACCTCCCCGACCTGTACTTCGCCGGCACCCTGATGCAGAGCCGCGACTACCACAAGACGATGTCGAACGTGATGCACGGGTTCCGGCACAACGTCCAGTCGTTGGCCAGCATCTTGGAGGAGCGCTACGAGGGGCGGCAGTGGGCGAGCGACCCGTTGCCGCTGCGCACCATTGAAGAAGGCGCCCAGGCGATGGCGGACAAGGTGATCGAGCGCGTCAGTTCCGACGCGGCGATGATGCTGCAGCCGGGGTTCTTGGGAGACGTGATGGTGGTCGGCCCGCAGAGCGTCGATTACTACCCCACGGCCAACATCGACTACATCCACGAGAGCCGGTTCGGGCAGTCGGACGACTACTACGTGGTCACGATGGAGTACGGGAGCAGCGACTGCGACATGCTGGCGATCGAGCGCATGCCGGACGCTACCGAGGGCGCCGGCGACGTCTACCAGCACCCACGCATCCGCCGCTACTGCCGCGGCCGGCTGCTGGCCGAGCACCACATCCCCGAGTCGCTTGAGAACGACTGGCGCCCCGACCGCCACGCAGGCGACCGCCCGCTGGTGCTCGGCATGGGCTTCCCCGGCATCGACCCCACCCGCTACCGCCACGTCCACCGCGACGAGCTGGTGGCGTTCTTCCGCGAACAACTGAGCGAGCGGAGCGTCCGCGTGGCCGAGGCGGTGTGA